From Juglans regia cultivar Chandler chromosome 9, Walnut 2.0, whole genome shotgun sequence:
TGGAACCCGTGTGCTAGAGGGTGAGGAAGCTTGGGAGAGGGGGAGGGCTTGGCTGgaatggaggagctcggggaggagtcTTAGTGGCCATGGGAGGTGCTTGGTGGAGCTAAAACTAGCACACAGCGGCAGTAGGGCCGTTGGTGGCCTTAACCCGTGTGAAACCCATTTTTATGGGTGTTGTGCGagtgtgcgacggagagggagagggaggtcTGTGGTGGCTGGGTTTGTGAgaggtgcggtggcctgggtagccgcgtacggcggcgcaaggaAGAGAAATGAGTTTTGTCCATTTCGGTTGGCTTACCatgtgaagagagagagagctgtgcGGTGGAGGCTGGCTTCGGTGGTGGAAGCTCGTCGGCGAGAGAGGACAccggtggtggtggcggtgaggtcAGGCGGCGCACGGCGACGCCAGGCTGGGCTATGGAAGAATCAGTGAGGAGAGGGGCAACGTGCAGTGTGTGACGTAAGGGAGGGGGACgagggagagagggaagggaaaagtgagggggaaagtgagggggaaagagagggggtctgggtttTAATCCTGatcccttcatcttgggatcctCAAAACGATTTAATGGTGGAGGATTTAAACACTGACttaaaatgcgtaaacattaacttaattaaactttagcatataaaataaaattccttcatcattaataaaataatgaagtcttatttaatatctttaaaagaattaaaccatttaaataaattaaagttttCTACATAATTcaatcccataatattttaaataactgaaattattttaataataatattaaaatgatttccaacaattataatttttttggagctcttcaagaatattataattgtcgtatttaaaatcaagtttagttcagtaacactggaaatacctcatataaatatttccaatgCATTCAAAACACTGGGCGAACTTTAGAACTtacataatatctttagaaacaTGCCATCGAGGTTTGGCACGTATAATGAGGCTTGTGGTCACTAGAGATAAGGCCCAGACAGTGACATAATTTCTGCTCTTGGAATTTGCTTACGTTAGAAAGGAGCGTACGTCataaggaaggagcagggtgtTACAGAATGCgatatggtctgcgccattagacttagttgattatttaggattttatggtgcaataatctcatttttcagtttttggacGAAAAGCTTATTCGAAAAcacattttgtttatttcgagACACTTCGGGGTTGTGATAAAGAATTGCACAATTAGTTTAGTATGtatattgaggatttttatagtgcaaaatctatttttcacttttccggagtgaatagtaatctcaatAGTAACACCTAGTACAATGTTTTCAGAATCACAGTATGAAATGTcaaaattaggttagagaagttttatttggacacatgGAAAGATCTTTGCcatacttggtgaatagtattggacacttatCACCAAGAGAAAccatgagatggattgtgaaggaaatcaaggtgtgagatcatgccacctaagcaaaaccctattccatccaaccatccaaattgtgccaaaccaaagagggtttcaaccctagtgaaaccctaaatggttggaatccaattgaaatgctaaaagcttggttgaaactgaaatcctaaaaggttttcccaaaccctaaagttggcctccaaaccttatttgattcaatttttagcattgtgtttaatcacttgattaaatcacttccacaatctattaattcctcaaattcaaacaaaaagatCCCTGAGTAGAGGCTTCCTACCTGCCATGTGCAGGACTGACCTTTTTACCTATTTTGTGTGGTAGTGTGTGTGGAAACTATGGAGGAAGATCTTGAGAAGATGTGTGGAAAACTATCCCTGACCGATCAGGAAGAGGAAGTCGTGGTAGTGGATGAAGAGTCTCTGGATGGTGCGCTAGGTAGAAGTGAAAAATGTCTGTTGTTTAAACTGTTCACTGATAAACAGTTTAATAAGGAGGCGTTTAAGAGTACTATGAAGCGTCTATGGCGCCCTGGTAAGTCTATCTCCATTCGAGATGTTAATGCTAATCTATTTATTGCTGAATTTGAGGATCCATGGGATAAAGAACGCGTTTTCAGAGAGGGACCTTGGGCTTTTGATAAGCACTTGGTTCTCACAAATGAGGTGAATGGGTTGCAGCAGGTACATCAAGTTACTTTCCCTGAGGCGCTCTTCTGGGTTCGTATCCATGATCTCCCGATTATGGCTAGGAATTGGAAGATGGGACACATAGTAGGGAAGGAAGTTGGTATTGTGGTGGAGGTCGATTTGGAGAAGGATGCACTGGCTTGGGGGGAGTACCTGCGTATCAGGGTTAAGTTGGATGTCACTAAGCCCTTGTTACGTGGTAAGAAGGTTTGTGTGGGATCTTCAAATCCCTTTTGGGTTCGGTTCTCTTATGAACGacttccaaatttttgctaCATATGTGGTACGCTTGGTCATAATCATaaggagtgtactcagtggagGCCATTGATGGACAAGTTTTCAATCTCTGAGTTTCCATATGGTCCCTGGTTGCGTGCAGGGAACTTTGGCGATTATAGAGGACCTGTACACAAGAGGCAGAGAAACCATGATGGTAGTAGTTCTCCGATGAAGCATGGGCTAGACCAGTCTACCGGAGAATCTTCGAGTGATTGAAATGTAACTGCTTCTGAGGATAATGTGGGAGCGGCGGATATTGTGGAGGAAAGTTGTGATAATTGTCAGGTTTCGTTACTAGAGATTCGCAAGGTGGGTCCTATAACTGATGCGGATAAGGTGGCGAGTAGTTTGGCAACTGATCAAAGTCATGATAAGATGAAACTAGTAACTGATGAGGGTGTAATGGAGAGTTGCATGGCAACAAAGCAAAGTCaacaaaagttgaaatttgtaaCTACTGCGAAAGTTAAGGGCCATGCAGTTGCATCTCGACAGAAGGGTATTTGTGACATTTCAACAGTGAAGGCTAATATGGGTAATATTTCTGGTAGGAAGGAAGTTTTGAATGCAGAGGTAGAGTTGAGGAAGTCTTATGGAGGGATTCGTACATGGAGGCGAATTTTAAGGTCTCAGGTGCACCATTCTCCTTTTGAAAGTGCCTCTGGGAGGTCAAAACGGCATCATGAGTCGGAGGATGTGTTGGAGATTACTGGCAATTCTAAGAGACTTAAAAGTAATACTACATGTAATAATGGAAGGGAGGGTTCCATTTCCCAGGATGCGGTGGTGGCTGGAACACAGCCCCACCCAGCTCAATGAAGATCCTTAGTTGGAATAcacgagggcttgggaaccctcgtgGTATTCGTACTCTTGCTGATTTACTCAGAAGAGAAGATCccgatgttttgtttttgcaagaaacaaaaCTGAATGCTGCAAAAATGGAATTCTATAGAGTTAGATTTAAGTTTAATTGTTGCTTAACTGTTGACGCGGCTGGTAGAAGTGGGGGCCTTGCTTTATTATGGAAGCAAGATGTGCCTCTGTCCATTCTAAGTTATTTAGCATCACATATTGATGCTATGGTAACTAACATGACACGAACCTGGTACATGACAGGTCTATATGGTCAACCTGATACTGCAAGACGGATGGAAACTTGGAATCTACTAAGAAGTTTGAGGAGGTATCCTGAGGAGGCTCGGCTTGTATTTGGGgacttcaatgaaattttaTCAGTACAGGAAAAATGGGGGGGAAGAGATCGACCACAATAGCAAATGGTTGATTTCCaacaaataattttagattGTGAGTTAAGGGACCTTGGTTTCTGTGATCCACAATATACTTGGTGCAATGGTAGACAAGATATGGCTCGTGTTTATGAGAGACTGGATAGATTCCTTGGAAATGTCTCTTGGTGTAATCTGTTCACTTGAGCCTCAGTCACTCATGGTTCTATCTCTTATTCTGATCACCTCCCACTATGGATTGAGCTGGAGGGCCCCCAGTCAAGACGAGGAGGTGCTAAGCCTTTTAGGTTTGAGGCAATGTGGATTGGTGAAATTGAATGTTCAAGAATTATACAGCAGGAGTGGCTTGCTGCAGTTTCCTCAAATGGAATGCAGGGTGTTATGGaatgtatttataattgtagCAGTAAGTTACAAAGGTAGAACAAATCAAAGTTTGGTAAGGTCCAGGTCAAGTTGAAAGAAGCAAAGCACAAACTCTTCATGGAACAAAGTAAGGATCCAACAGCATTAAATACAAAGGAGATTGATGAAGCTTTAGTTGAAGTTTAGAAATGGATGGAGAGGGAGGAGATAATGTGGAAACAGAGATCAAGAGCTTTATGGTTAGCAGAAGGGGATCAGAATACTAAGTTTTTCCATGCTAAAGTATctcaaagaaagagaaagaatggCTTATCAAAACTAATGGATGCCAGTGGCTGTTGGCAGGAGGGAGAACATTGTGACAGACTAATTGTTAATCACTTTTCTTCCTTGTTTACTTCTGCAGGATCTAGAGATCAAGAAGTGATtcttgataaaatggagaggaaggtcTCAAATGAGATGAATGTCGAACTTATTAAACCCTTCATAGCTGTTGAAGTTCTTCAAGCTTTGAAAGAGATGCATCCCTACAAAGCACCAGGGCCTGATGGTCTGCCACCTCTCTTTTTCCAGAAATTTTGGCCTGACATTGGTACATCCATTACAAATGCTGTTCTACAGGTTTTGAATCATGGAGAAATGCCTCAAGCTCTCAATCACACTTTCATCACTCTGGTCCCTAAGAAGAAGAGTCCTCAAACAGTAAATAACCTTAGACCaattagtttatgtaatgttgcatataaactaatttctaaGGTCATTGCTAATAGAATCAAGCAAGTGTTACCTATGATCATCTCAGATACTCAGTCCTCTTTCATACCTGGCAGACTCATCACGGATAATGTACTAGTGGCCTATGAAGTTTTACACTAtttgaagagaaagaagaaaggaaagaaaggtttTATGTCTATCAAGCTTGATATGAGcaaagcttatgatagagtCGAATGGAGTTTTATTGAATCTGTTATGAGCAAATTGGGATTCCATGAGAAGTTAATTCAGCTTGTGATGATGTGTGTGAGGACtcctattttttcaattctgaTTAATGGCTCTCCTACTGGTCTTATTGTTCCTTCTCGAGGGttgaggcaaggagatcctATTTCTCCTTATCTATTCCTCTTGTGAACTGAAGGGTTGATTAGCCTTTTGAGAGAGGCTGAAAGAACTAATTATGTTACTGGATTACAGATTTGTCGTGGAGCTCCTAAACTGAATCAtctgctttttgcagatgatagcttgATTTTCTGTAATGCTGATGTGGAAACAAATGTAAGGTTGCAAACTCTTTTAGAGCAATATGAAGTTGCCTCAGGTCAGCAGTTGAATAGAGAGAAAACATCAATGGTTTTTAGTGCTAATGTGAATCAGCATAACAGGCATGCTATTATGAATTTGTGGTGCTCAACTCAATTGCAACACTATGACAAGTACCTTGGGCTACCAACTATGGTGGGCAGGTCCAAATCGAGGGCATTTGCAGGCATTAAGCACAAAGTTTGGCTCAAGTTGCAAGGTTGGAAGGGGAATATGTTCTCTCAAGGGGGTAAGGAGATCCTCGCAGTAGCTATGGAAATTCCATCTTATGCCATGAGTTGTTTTAAGCTTCCACCAAGGCTTTGCTCTgatatagagagtgtgatggcAAGGTATTGGTGGGGTCAGAAGCAGGAGGAGAGAAAGATCCATTGGCTAAGCTGGAAGAAGATGTGCAATTCGAAATTTGTGGGAGGCATGGGGTTCAAGGAGCTTGAGGTTTTCAATATGGCTTTGTTGGCAAAACAAGCTTGGAGATTATTGCAAAATAAGGATAGTTTATTCCATAAAATGTATGCAGCTCGATATTTTTCTGATGGGAATCTGTTGAAGCTTCTCTTGGAGGAAATCCTTCCTATGCTTGGAGGGGTATTTGGGAAGCAAAGAGGCTGCTAGTGCAAGGTGGCAGATGGAATGTGGGAAATGGAAGTTTAATCCAtattttgaatgatgtttggctACCTGGATTTAGAAATTTGAGACAAGCACTGGGATAtgaacagagtactgaacataGTAGCCCGCTGGACAATAAAGTGTTCTCTCTTATTGATTAAAGTACTAAATGGCCAAGGTTAGAGctcttttcaatccaaacatggTGGAGGCTATACTTAGATTGCATCCAAGTCATACTGGTGCTGCTGATCATTGGCTGTGGGAACATGAGAAGTCAGGTTCTTTTTCTATCAAAAGTGCTTACAGTTTCTTTAAAACTATCTTGGAATCAGAACATGGGGAATCCTCTAATGGGGCCGTGATGAAAAAATTCTGGACTGCTCTATGGAAGTTACAAGTTCCTCATAAAGTTAAGGTTTTTGCATGGAGGGCGTGTAAGGATTGTTTACCAACAAAGGCAAACCTGATCAAAAGAAAACTAGACATTGAAGGCAAATGTTGTTTTTGTCAACATCCATTAGAGGATTTGAGGCATGTGCTGATATTATGCCCTTCCACCTATGGTTTTTTAAGGAGTAGGTTTGCTGTTCTCCAAATCAGCTCTTTTCTCACTACTGCAATGGATATTTTATTCAAGGGCAATTTTAAGGATCTGTCGGATTTCTTCTTGAtggtttgggctttttggtTCAGAAGGAACAAGATGGTTCATGAACAGATTGCTTTACCACCTCAGCAGGTTATTGGATTTGCTTTTACAAAGAAATTGCATAGTGTTGTGGTTAGACAGCAGTTGGGGAACCATATTTCTAAAAACATGGTGTACATATGGTCACCCCCTCCAGAAGACTCTCTTAAGCTAAACATTGATGGGgctctctttttatttaaacaaagcTGGTATGGGCACGGTTTTGAGGAACCATATGGGTGAAATTCTTATGGCATGTAGTAGAGTGGAATCTATTTCTCTGGAACCAGAACAAGTTGAAGCTATGGCTTTATTGAGAGGCCTTCAATTGTGCATGAGCTTGGGTATACCAAAGCTGATAATTGAAAGTGACTGTTTGTTCCTAGTTGAAGAGGTTAATAGATCATCTAAGTCAAATGCAGCTATACAATCTGTGGTAGCAGAGGTAAAAGGATTAATGCAAACTTTCCCTCAGTGCAACTTTCAACATTGCAGTAGATTCACAAATGAGGCTGCCCATCGACTTGCAAGACATGCTTGGTCTATTGAAGATATGCTTATTTGGTGGAATAGTGTACCTCTTTTCATtgagaatgtaattttcattgatcAACACTATTGTAACCTATCTCAAGGTGTTATGCctttatgaaatgaatgttctttcctatcaaaaaaaaaaaaaaaaaaaatttctcaaattcatgttatgacatcattatccaactctttaaaccttgggaatttgactgggttaagaaaaattagatttgggcttgatagcatttcaaaccctaaccaaaccctatttaaaccccaaatgaagtccacttgtttaaggcccacgaattttgcccaccttggcaaagtttaTTGAGGAAGCTTTCCCCCACCCAAGACAGACCAACCTCTGCCCTTAACAACCCCAAATAGTCGCATGATGTGAGAGGGAAATCTACCTCATCACCCCCTTTACACGGCAACAGCAGTAGCCCACTCCGCTCCACTATTCTTGCCTTTTTGTGACATAACCACCATACCTCAAGATGTCATATAAAGCCAAGCCTCCCTTTTCAAAAGTACTCGAGGCGTGTAGGTCACGAGTTCCCTCACTTCACCACTTTTCACTCacattcttggaaaaaaaaacccttagaAGCTCTCCCAGGCAGATTCCAGTGGCTTTTCGCATGCCATGGgtatgttttttgtttgatttcagGGACgtttggttggtcaaaagttgttttaaccCTGAAAAGGTCAATCTTGGCGATAATCTAGATAGTGTGTTgtgttttggagtttttgaacAAGCTAATTGACAAATCTTggtctgaaatttttatgctgtgtttttaacatgtatatatgaatgtttgttgggattaaagcttttgatgaaagttttttgtagatctagaaacttataaattggaagaggaaaaacaattttttgttttaagaaagtcTGAGTCTTTTgtagtttaatcttactccaatggctttgaaaattttatttgatgatcctaaaccttttatctacatgttaggatgttagtttCAAGCTTTTTTGCATTGGTTTCAAAGATGTGAGTTTTTATGGAAGAGATTATACGGTtgggtcaaaagtttgatgtttttagttagatccatgtcttgaattatttttagCCATGcgatttttaagtttaatgcttggatctacTTTAGTGCACATTTTTAGACCATAtgctgttttgttttgaagatcTCACCATAAAATGCCTTGGATCAAGTGCTTGGTCAAAGCTAGTTGGGAAAGAAATTCTGTTTTGGCTATGGGTAGGAGTCGAGTGCT
This genomic window contains:
- the LOC109015593 gene encoding uncharacterized protein LOC109015593, coding for MAKVRALFNPNMVEAILRLHPSHTGAADHWLWEHEKSGSFSIKSAYSFFKTILESEHGESSNGAVMKKFWTALWKLQVPHKVKVFAWRACKDCLPTKANLIKRKLDIEGKCCFCQHPLEDLRHVLILCPSTYGFLRSRFAVLQISSFLTTAMDILFKGNFKDLSDFFLMVWAFWFRRNKMVHEQIALPPQQVIGFAFTKKLHSVVVRQQLGNHISKNMVYIWSPPPEDSLKLNIDGALFLFKQSWYGHGFEEPYG